From one Streptomyces sp. N50 genomic stretch:
- a CDS encoding glycoside hydrolase family 3 protein, whose amino-acid sequence MPSRRTVLAATMGVTASLAVGGTAHADDKRLRSLISRMTLPEKVGQLFVMRVYGHSATAPDQADIDANLSEIGVRTAAELIAKYHVGGIIYFTWAHNTRDPHQIADLSNGIQKASLSKPRGLPVLVATDQEHGIVCRIGAPATLFPGAMAIGAGGSRTDARTLGRISGAELRAMGVNQDYSPDADVNVNPANPVIGVRSFGADPDAVAGLVAAEVKGYQSSQVAATAKHFPGHGDTAVDSHFGFPVITHSREVWEALDAVPFRAAVKAGIGSIMTAHIMVPALDDSGDPATLSHPILTGILRGELGYDGVVITDSLGMEGVRQKYGDDRVPVLALKAGVDQLLNPPSLDVAWNAVLKAVQGGELTEARLDESILRVLRLKERLGLFEDVYVSRAGVDRTVGTPAHLAAADRIAERTTTLLVNSAGLLPLSRRTHGKVLVVGADPASPTGTTGPPTGVLAAALGESGFTATALSTGTTPSAATVAKAVTAAGAADAVVVATYNVTATDAQKTLVEQLVATGKPVVAVAVRNPYDVAQLPSVSAYLASYSWTDVELRAAARVIAGRVRPRGKLPVAVRRADDPTQVLYPVGHGLSY is encoded by the coding sequence GTGCCCTCCAGACGTACCGTCCTCGCCGCGACCATGGGCGTCACCGCGTCCCTCGCGGTCGGCGGCACCGCCCACGCCGACGACAAGAGACTCCGCTCGCTGATCTCCCGCATGACGTTGCCGGAGAAGGTCGGCCAGCTGTTCGTGATGCGGGTCTACGGCCACTCCGCCACCGCCCCCGACCAGGCCGACATCGATGCCAACCTGAGCGAGATCGGCGTGCGCACGGCCGCCGAACTGATCGCCAAGTACCACGTCGGCGGCATCATCTACTTCACCTGGGCCCACAACACCCGCGACCCCCACCAGATCGCCGACCTCTCGAACGGCATCCAGAAGGCGTCCCTCAGCAAACCCCGAGGGCTCCCCGTACTGGTCGCCACCGACCAGGAACACGGCATCGTCTGCCGCATCGGCGCACCCGCGACCCTCTTCCCGGGCGCGATGGCGATCGGCGCCGGCGGCTCCCGCACCGACGCCCGCACCCTCGGCCGGATCTCCGGTGCCGAGCTGCGCGCGATGGGCGTGAACCAGGACTACTCCCCCGACGCCGACGTGAACGTCAACCCGGCCAACCCGGTCATCGGCGTACGGTCCTTCGGCGCCGACCCGGACGCCGTGGCCGGCCTCGTCGCCGCCGAGGTGAAGGGGTATCAGAGCAGCCAGGTCGCCGCCACCGCAAAGCACTTCCCGGGGCACGGCGACACCGCCGTGGACAGCCACTTCGGGTTCCCCGTCATCACCCACAGCCGGGAGGTGTGGGAGGCGCTCGACGCCGTCCCCTTCCGGGCGGCCGTCAAGGCGGGCATCGGCTCGATCATGACCGCCCACATCATGGTCCCGGCCCTCGACGACTCCGGCGACCCGGCCACCCTCTCCCACCCCATCCTCACCGGCATCCTGCGCGGCGAACTCGGCTACGACGGCGTCGTGATCACCGACTCGCTGGGCATGGAGGGGGTACGCCAGAAGTACGGGGACGACAGGGTGCCGGTGCTCGCGCTCAAGGCCGGGGTGGACCAGCTCCTCAACCCGCCCTCCCTGGACGTCGCCTGGAACGCCGTGCTCAAGGCCGTGCAGGGCGGGGAGTTGACGGAGGCACGCCTCGACGAGTCGATCCTGCGGGTGCTGCGGCTGAAGGAACGGCTGGGGTTGTTCGAGGACGTGTACGTCAGCCGGGCGGGCGTCGACCGCACGGTCGGGACCCCCGCCCACCTCGCCGCCGCCGACCGCATCGCCGAGCGGACCACCACCCTGCTGGTCAACTCGGCGGGGCTGCTGCCGCTGTCCCGTCGTACGCACGGCAAGGTCCTGGTGGTCGGCGCCGATCCGGCCTCCCCTACGGGTACTACGGGTCCACCCACCGGTGTACTGGCCGCCGCCCTAGGGGAGTCGGGGTTCACGGCGACCGCCCTGTCCACCGGTACAACGCCTTCCGCCGCGACCGTCGCCAAGGCCGTGACGGCGGCGGGTGCGGCGGACGCGGTGGTGGTGGCGACCTATAACGTCACGGCGACCGACGCGCAGAAGACTCTGGTCGAGCAACTCGTCGCCACCGGGAAGCCGGTCGTGGCCGTCGCCGTCCGCAACCCCTACGATGTTGCCCAACTGCCCTCCGTGTCCGCCTACTTGGCGTCCTACTCCTGGACCGACGTCGAACTCCGGGCGGCGGCACGGGTGATCGCGGGCCGGGTCCGGCCGCGCGGGAAGCTCCCGGTCGCGGTGCGGCGCGCGGATGATCCGACGCAGGTGCTGTATCCCGTGGGGCACGGGCTGTCGTACTAG